Below is a genomic region from Neurospora crassa OR74A linkage group VII, whole genome shotgun sequence.
GGCGGCACGTGAACGGGACTGGGCAAGGTGGAGTCAATTGGTAGAAATTACCGATTCACATACTATCTCTGCAAGGAACCAGACATTCATCGAGAGATGTGAACATGGTGGTTGAAAGCCGAACTTTGTGTACATGATAGGGATCTCCATTGGTGAGATGGCGTTATTCGTGAGTTTTCGAAAGAAGCAGACGAGATAATCGTCCGACTATTGTTATATAGACAGAGCCAGGTCACCGAGCGCAGGAAGTCCCAGCGCCACCAAAACCACTCCCCCATCTCCAGAACGATTCCCGCAAGGTCAACATTACGATTCTGTCCCTTTTAAACTCCAATGTCCATGTTCCAAGCCCGCTCTCCAGTCTGACCGCAAAACACTCCTCTCGCACGCACTGCCTCTCACCATGTCGCCTAGCACCCCCAAACTGATTAATCTCAGAGCTTGTTGAACTCATTATTAGCAGCATTATTGATCTCAGGAAGGAGAGCCGCCGGGATATCTTCCTTCTCTGCTACTTCATCGACGACTGGCAGAGAGGTTACCTATCAGAACAAACCCGGGTCTACCGGGGAAAGATATGTAGCATCGTTGAACTCACTGCTGTCAACAACGGCATCCTTCATGGCGTCATCACCCGTCTTATCGGCTGTTGCTTGCTCGGCGGCACTGAAGAGGGGGTAAGATACCTAGGTCAGTCACATGCGTAGATTGCCTTTGGGCGACTCCGGCGGGGGATCGAACGAGGTTTCTGGACTTGAAAATCCAAGTGTGCTTTGCCGCTTGGCGAACGAAACTTCAAAGGGATATGTGATATGGCTGAAGGAGAAGCGTGCACGTGAGAGTGAACGTACTCCTGCCCGTCAACAGCGTCGACAAATTCCTCGACAAAGTCCTCTAGACCCATGATTGCAAGCGGGTTGTGATTCTTGATGATCTGGGGTGTAGTTGAAGATTGGTTGATGACTTGAGCGAAAGCAAGTCAAGGCAATGGTAGGGGTTCGTTAGGGAGAGGTAGTATCGGTTGAGTTTCGATAAGATGAGCAGTAGACTGTGTGTATAGGGTGTCGAAGCTCGTTCAAGCTTTTATGTATATACGTAGGTAGGAAAATgatatgtaggtacctaagaattataatattgtaggTGTCAGTGTCTGACTGAAAATGGGAATCTTTCTTTCGAGACTTGAGAATCGAGCGAGCACCACAGGCACAAGAAACGGAGTGACCAATCTGGACACACCTCACAAATGGAAGCTGCCACCTCTCAACGCTCATCGTCGATGTTTGAGACGACTGTAGCAAGAACCGGCCAGCTCATTGATGTTAACGTAAAACTTCATAAGCGGGAAGCGCAAGCCACACCATACTCATGAATCATCACGTCCCCATCTAAAATCAGCATAAGTCAGGACGCGTAGACACCAACAAGGAACACTCGCATCTGTCCTCAGGATCTGAACCGGTAACAATCAATGTGTAAAAGGAAGGAGCGAGCGAATAAAGAGCATGGGGCAGAACAACGGAACAgacaagaaaagagaggcgccaccaccactgcatCCACTCGTACATCTTTGGGTCTCACCTTCCTAGCCGTGCAGTGCAGGTAACACCAACACTGACACATGGATTTGACCGTTGTGACAGTCAAAAGTACCTTACTTGTCCCTTATCTGGAATTCGTGGTAGGCTCACATGAAAGGAGCTCATCAAATTGGCCAGTAACAGCAGTCGTGATCAAGGCACGCAtgaaaaaaagtaatatgtTCCTTTTACTTGGTGAGTTATTGGTGGGGTTGACATCTTCCCTTTGAAAGGTTTGGTGACAATCACAAATATCGTGAATAAAACCGACGAGAACATGGCTAAATTAGATTGGAAACTCTTGGGCTTGGATCTCTGAGAGCGAGTTATCATTTGTTGCGTTCTGTATGAGAACGATTTGCTAGCTGCACTGGACACTCCGCCATTGTTTGTTGTGTCCATGGATTATCTGACAAACTCGATGCAACATTGACTGCTAACAAACGCTCGAAGATGAACAATTACATGGCCCTGAGGGGCGAGGGGTCTTCTTTAATCCAAAACCAACAGTACGTGTGTTCTTACACAAACGCCATACCCATCATCGTATATCTTTACAGGAACCAAACAGACATCTAGCAGAACCATTCCACTTGACACCAACACTATTATCAGCGGGACACCAGTTATCTCAACACCAACTTCGATATACCATATCCGAATTGATCAAACGAGCCACAAGTTGGATTTGCAAAGGGGGTATCGTTTCCATGTTTCCCAAGCTTCCCATCTGAGACGCCATCCTCGTAACGCAAAGCAGGCCCGTTCGtggtttcctcctctttctatGCCTTCCATCCCACGCATCCCGTTTAGCCTTTCTTAAACCCATGCACTTCCAGTGACACGGAGATAACACGACAAACATACACGATACCCAGACGACAATAGAACATGACTCATAACAAATACAATGTGTGCGTAGATAGCATAGACAAGAAAGGAGCCTCATGATCATGATCTCACCTCACGAACCATCAGTCGATCGACCGACTGTGAGTCAGCAACTAACGGACCTCCACAGCACTGACAGACctcgccgtcctcctcctcttagTGTTCGGACTTAGTACGGGCCGATCACGATCTGCTCGGTCTGTTCGGTCCGCCTCAGATCTCGTAGGGCTCGTAGTGGCGTCGCTCTCgggcgcctcctcctcgaagcTGCTGTTATAAACCTCGGACAAGGGTTCCCGTTGGCTATCACTCTCACTATCCCCCCTGCTCTGGCTCTGGGAGCTCGTGGCGCTTCCCTGGCTGTTGTAGCCCTGACTGCCCTGACTCTGTCTTTGACTCtgactttgactttgactctgactttgactttgactcTGACTGCTCGGACTACTTTGCGactcccttcctccttgcCTATCAGCACGTCGTTTCCTCGAGTTGGATTCGTTCTTCGGTGGtgtgctgttgttggtagCGCCTTTGCGTGGCTCCACGAGGAGGTCCCAGAAGCCGATGTGATCGGGATAGAGGTCGGAGTACACGTCCGGACCGACAAGGTCCTTACCCAGCGCCCTCGCTAGACGCTCTTTCAAACCGAGAATGGGCCAGAAGGGGACGGGCGTCATTGTTATGTCGAGACTGATCTGCTTCTTCGCTTTCTTGGACGATTGGGGTACCTTGAGCGGGTACAGCCACCGCTCCATGTAATCTGCCGTAACCGTCGCCGTGTAGACAAGGAACCGGGGGTTGTTCTCGATGCCCTCGTCGTGGGCAATGATTGCAACCTTGGTATCCTCGAACTTTGGTTCCGTAAGCTCGAAGAGTTTGCCGTTGCTGGAACGCGTGGATTGTTGGGAGTCGGATTTTTGCGAGTACAAAGCGTCCTGGTAGAAATTCGATTGCGCCATGGAGACCATCATCGCGACAAGATACGGATCCTGATCGACGTCGGCGGGTATCAAATGTTTCGAGCGTAGTGCTTGTAGACCGGCGACAGCGTCATTGGGGTTGAAGGGCGTCTGAATAATCCTAAACAGGTTTTGTCGTATTAAAGCTAGCTGCGACTTGTTGAAGTAGGCTAGAATCGGCATGTTGGGTGTCTGCTGGGGTATTTCAGGCTGCGGCTCCTGCGGGCTGTTGGGTACGTAAAAGGAGTCGTTTGGGACCGTGGGTATTGTTGCGAATGAACTGCCGATGGGTGTCTTCCACAGGCACGGGATGCGCACCGCCTTCCGGAAGACGCGCTGGCCAAAGTAAATGTCAAGCTCGGCGTTCATCTTGGGGTTTGCTAGCCTATCCGGGAAAAAGATGCCCATTGCGTTCTTCATGGCCATGTTTTTGCAAAATACTCGTGTCATGGACGGTTCGTTCCTGATAAGGGTGTGAAGTTGGTCGGTGAGCTGGCGCGCAAGGAGCGAAGGATCGAGCCATTGCCCATGAATAGATTCCGGTACCGGCGTGACAATAGGGGCACCTTCGGTGAACGATGCGCCAAGGAGCGTGGCATGGAGATCTGTCCAGCAAATGGGAAGAACGTAAAGCGATTTGCCAGAATTGTCGTGCATTATGTCGTATATAGAGCCTTCATCGGGGCGGTATACCCGGGGAACCTTTCGTTTCTTTGGGTTGGTCCGTTTCCGGCGCGGCGGCGATGACGTCGATGCATCGGTACTTTGGCTGCTGAAGGCGGGGCTGTGAATTTCGGAGGCTGAGGCCGGGGGTTGTTGTGTAGGGCCCGGCGATGGGCCGGCTATGTCGCGTGAGGCTGACATGGCTACCTCTATCATGGCGCGCAGTTGTCCAAACAAGGTGCCACTGCCAGAAATGAGGGACCTGAAGACAAAAGAAGCCGGGATTGGAGGCGCGCGTCAGCTATGTAGTTCCAGGTTGTTGTAATGTGGATGTAACGTTGGCGCGATGCAGCTATTGCCAGAACGAATGGTCGTCTTGAGAAATAAGAAGTGTTGCCGCGATGATATgatgaaagaagaaaaaagagcgAAGTCGCAAAATGAAGCGGGACTGGACGTACTCAAATGCGGTCATGAAAGAAGCAAGTGGACGGGAACTATCTCGAAGGGGGGAGAGTGTTCCTGGtccgtaggtaggtaggtcgtCTTCTTTTGTTGACCTATTCAATGGGCGGAGCGCAGTGCAGTGAGTGGATGCGACAGCTCTGCTAGGGCGGATCGGCAGAGCGTTTTGTGGAGGGAGTGATGCGCGCGTCCACTGCAGTGCACGTTCCCTTTTTCTGGGGTCCCCTTTTTCTGTTGATCCAAGTCAGCCCCACGCACAAAACACAGGTGAAATCACACCAAATTCGCAGCGCCGGTAAAACATGCAAGCAACTCACCTGAAAACGAATGGTGCTTGGAATGatgttttgttttggtttGAGGAATGGAGAAAAGCGATCCAAAACAAGTCGCGCTGGTAACGACTGAGTCACCGtaaagaggggggaaaaagCACTAGGATCAAAGTTTGCCTCCTAGTTCAAAAAAGTGGGAGGGGTTTGTCCGGGTTCTTGTGTTTGTCTTTGGGCGTGAAGAAGCGGAGGGCTGGTTTTAATGAACGATTGAAGAAGGCAGTTGTAGGTAGAGGAGAGAACCGTGACGCAGTGAGTGATGTGATGGGACTGGAGAACCCCAAATACCCCTCCATCACCCTTTCTCAGTGGACGGCGCACGACGGCGCTTTTGATTCCGCGTTGGTGCGTACACTACTATCACAGTACCTCTAAGCAGCGTAGTAGCGCTCTCGACTGGTGGTGTGCCTGTCGGGTGTGTGGCAGTCCCCGGCCGGATTTGCGTCGGATGAACAATTGCGCCAACAACAGCCAGCCAAGTCTGGACTGCTGGCTGATTTCATCATCTACGACGCGCTAGCACACGAGCTCCCGTGACTTATTGTCTTGGCATCCCCTCTTGTTTCTTCAATGTTTCTGCTTTCTGAGtcttctcctctctcctTGACGACGGGCCCCCCTGTTGTTCAAACAGGCAGCGGTGGGCGCAGCGCGGCGTTCACGGTGTTGAACTTCGTCCTATCCAACCAACATTCAGGTGTTGGCTCTCTTCCAGGTTGTTGGACTCGACCACGGCGTGAACCTCGGTCAATCTTCTTCCTTGAAAAATTCCGCCATAATGAGTAATGATGGGATGGATCCTTGGAACACCATCTTGAGCATGGAGTCCTGCTCTTTGTCTGGATTCCGAGACACAGCAGCTTAAGTTGCATGGAAAGCGGGCGCTCACGTCGAACGCGGTGGCTGACTACATGACACGTGAAGAGTCTTTGTGTAACTGAATCTTCCTCTGTATACCAATGGAGTGGCATTTTGACTTGTTCACAttcgctctcctccttcagATGATGCATTGTGCAAGACCTTCCGATTCCCCCGGGACTAGGTGGCTCCACTTCAGGCCGCAAAGATCCACTTTATCGGAGTCAAGCGAGCTGCTGCCTGTCCGATGACGAGGCCGGCTCCGGTAACTCTACACGTGATGGGAACCGGGAGTGCTTCATTGACTGTACCAGGCCTCATCCGGAGTCCGGACACAGCCACTGCTGAGCCACAAATTCAAATAGAAAGGTAACGCACAGACCAAGTCCAGCTCTACTGTCACAGAGTCCGTCACAGCGGCACGGTGCAAGCAGCGGTCGTCACCGCCAGCTCGACGTCAGCGCAGGAGAAGCCGCCATCGCCCATCGCTGGCACGCTGCAGGTCCAGGAAGGCCAGCCCAAGTCCAATTGACCCCATCACCCCGCAAGGCTGCGCCATAGAACCCGGACGCGGTCAAGTCAACACGACATCCCAGATTTACCTAACTTCCAACTTGAACACCATTTGCTTAATCTGGTAATAGCTTCATAGAGGGAGCTTGACACCAACCGTCACAATGCCGGTAAGCGCACCCATTCGCAAGCTCCCAACACCCAGCCGCTATGCGTATAGCTTCCCCAAGCTataccagccagccagccagctacCCCTTAATCGTCAGACAAAGCTTCGTCCATGatcgcatcaccaccacccacaacACCACGAACCGCTTTGCGCCCAATCGCATTTCTTCGCCTCTCGCCTCACCTCACACACAAATTCCCATTCTCAATCTCTCAACTAACGACGCCACTCTCTAGGCCTACAACTCCGTCTTCAACGCCGACCCCTCCCCCCGCCTAATCGGCAacttccctctcttcccgCTTCGCACCAAGATCCGCGGGCCGATCTaccctctccccttcccgGACCCTCCGCTCGCCGCCAACGAGTCGCCCGACCCGGACTCGGAGTCATACGACATTCTGGACGAGACGCTAGCTCTCTTCCGCGCCAACACCTTTTTCCGCAACTTTGAGATCCAGGGCCCCGCCGACCGCCTGCTGGTCTACGGCATCTGGTACATCAGCGACTGTCTGGGCCGCATCAAGCCGCACTATGGCGTTAGGGAGGCGACGAAGGAAGTGAACAATGCGGCGCTGGATGTGAACTTTGCGTTGCCGGGCGATCCTGGGTGGCCTTTGAATCAGGTGAGTTTTTTTGGCGTAAAGGATTTAGGGCGGAGATAGAATACGGTGAATGTGATGGGAGTAGATGTGGCCCGCGGCGGTGAACAAGAAAATGGATGGCAGCTAATAAGTTTGACGCAAAACAGATGTATGAACCCCCCCGCGACCGTCAAGACGCAGAAGTCCTCCGTCAGTACCTGTCGCAGGTCCGGCAGGAACTGGCGCAGAGGTTATTGGCGCGCGTGTACGACGACGAGACCGAGGACAAGCCGAGCAAGTGGTGGTTGAGCTTTACCAAGAGGAAGTTCATGGGCAAGGGACTCTGATGCGATGCCTTCCCTGTTCAGATGGCGTTGCATGGAATCGTTTAGCGCCAAAGTATAATACGTACTCTACACAAATAATATTTCAAGTTTCCTAGAGTGTGAGGGTGTGTTGGGGCGAGCGAGCAAGACtttcagttgttgttgtttttgcgTGGTCCGGTTCGATCAGGCATAGATCGAGTACACATACACTTGAAACCCGATCATGAGCGACATGGGTTATATCTCCAGTTGACGTTCGATTAGTAGAATTACTGCAGCTCTATTTCGTGCAAATGGTATCTAAGAGCAAACGAGATCTATGCATATCGGTCATGCTGGTTCTCCTAACTGCTACCACTATCAGACTCCTGCTCATTGTTTGCCCGCCTTTCATGGACAAAGCATAATCATTTAAACCCATGGTCGCCtccactcctcctcggctGGTCGAGTCCACCTACTGTAAGCGAGCCTCGAAACGCTCTAActgtcttttcctttctgACTTTCCCTCGACCTCATTGCTTCCGTGGAAACCTCTGTGTGAGATCTTCCGATGCACGGGGAGAGAAGTGGCATCCTTGAACTCCCATAAATAACTCTTTCCGACCAATCCACTCATGCCGAAGCCGGCGTCGAAAcgctctcctccacctttcTCCTCTTAAATTTGCCCTTGGCCGCAATCTTGCCCTCCGCTGGCTTCGCTCTCCATCCAGTAAAGATATATCCATCCGCACCACCGCGCTCCGTCATCAACGGATGCGTCCTGCCCGGCAACACCTGCCACCTCCTCGCCCTGCTAGTCTGGATGCTTGTGCCCAGTAACAGCGTGGGGTTGAGAGGGAACTGCTCGCTTCCCTCCCACTTTTCCAGCTCTTCGGCCGTCTTGCCCTGGATCTCCGCCACGTGTCCGCTGTTCCACGCCGTCCTCCTGGCAACGCTGAAGCAATCGGCTAGTGTCGCGAGAGGCTCGAGAGAAGGGGAGTAGATGGCCACGGGGGCGCCGCCGGCCAAGAGGGGAAGGGCGTGCTTGAGGATCGAGATCGGGTCCATGGTGCTGGCGCAGACGAGGCCGGAGAAGTTGCCGGCGCGCGTGCTGTCGACAATGTGGCGAACGCGGGCGTAGCGTCTGCGCTTGCGGTGGAAGT
It encodes:
- a CDS encoding ARP2/3 complex 21 kDa subunit, giving the protein MPAYNSVFNADPSPRLIGNFPLFPLRTKIRGPIYPLPFPDPPLAANESPDPDSESYDILDETLALFRANTFFRNFEIQGPADRLLVYGIWYISDCLGRIKPHYGVREATKEVNNAALDVNFALPGDPGWPLNQMYEPPRDRQDAEVLRQYLSQVRQELAQRLLARVYDDETEDKPSKWWLSFTKRKFMGKGL